The following is a genomic window from Aphis gossypii isolate Hap1 chromosome X, ASM2018417v2, whole genome shotgun sequence.
GCTTTTGGGCTCATCAAACTTTTGGGGTGAGAACTTTATTACTAAAGTTAATTTCTAAAagagcaaaattaaaatacacatgATATTAAATCCTATTGTTTTCTTAATCGTCACTGTCTctgagaatttaaaataattatctatttaaactttcatatataataaaaatctatttaatttttaaaggtaagtaaaatataaatatattttccaacgtaggtaggtactaagtattttattatattaaatcgcaAATGTCGTGAGtgacgttaaaaaaatactacttcaacttaattttgtacttatttataatattaaatagtgatCAGTaatcatcataaaaaatatgattattgttattattattattatttaattttagttcattattattgatttatagatgggtaacttaataatttgtttttgctgCATCTAAACGTATTTAATCATTACCAAACGTAATGTGGTATCTATTATCTTTTcttgttttatacataaagaTTAAagacattatataggtacctaatcatatttattgaaaGTGATTTGAAGTTGtatcttacaaaatatataatatctcgtCCTAAATCAACAGCTGCAAAAGATCGACGTTTTAAAGTCACGcacttatatgtatagtacTTAGTGTCAAAAGTTTTTAATCTACTTTACTCAACTTCTTCTAAACTTTAATTGTATATGGCTCATTAACCTAATTTTTCTGTAACTTTCTTATTCTTCAACATTACCTTTATGTTTCAAaactacaattttttgttacttatttAGCACTCTATTCTCTCTCTTCTTTAAGGACTCgctgaaaacatttttctaactGCTACTCCTATATTACATATTCGTACTtaaaagttattgttattCGTTACATTCCAGTATTACACTCTATCAAGTCTATGATACGCGTGTCATATATAAATCTAAAGTCTGGTtattacgtaaaatatatatttttactaaatacatgtagttactattttacaaaatactgtaaatttaatctggctttataatatatttttaagtttatatattttattgaaaataaaatatttatttcactattaaaaattttaaaataagttcgGATTAATCTTATTActcttattgtatattataaagtatacaccacaataaaattcaatgtatTGCAATTACGCaactactaattattttattatcttgatTCTTACGTACTACGTAGACTACACTTTATCCCTAAAGTTCAAcctaaaagttattaaatagtttaaaaactattgagataacaatatatagcataataatcgtatataaaaatatgtaataataataaattcatggttatggaatataaatataacaccgAAAACCAATTaggtaataatgaaattatataaaataataaagatggCCGATCGCTCGGCATTATAGATAACTATTATAGAATTGTAAAAGATTATAtactaaagtatattttaagtttatttaatacagttGCAAGGAGAGAGAATAGGATTAATTACTGCAGTTATGTCAGACAGAGATTTAGTTAGTGGAGCCAGtggaagatttaaaataaacttgttattatttgagATTTTGATGATATTAGGATCAGAAGTTAAGGaagttaatgaataatgatggcTTAGACTTAGTGCTGGCGAAGCGagatattaagaaaatacacGGGGTATggatatttgatttttgagttggatgtttaattttatgggGCTTGTATGTAGATTTGAAATTTGGGCAACTTTTATAGTTAGCTGTGTAATCGCCTCCGTATATGGCGCACCTGGCAGAATTAGTTTCTTCTTTGAAAATCAGTCATCAGGAGtatgataaacataatttgaaGTGGTTCCATAATTTTGAGTAATTTGTAGCACTATGTTGACCACtctttgatttataaaaaaattccatttttatctcataatgtataggtaataatgacGATAttgatagtatatattattagtaatggGTTGACCAATTTTTCTAATGTTAACGATGCATTAGCTAGAATTTGGCTAAAGACTGTATATAGTATCGGTCGTAAGAGTGGAGTGGTACAGGTTTTGGTAAAACCAAAGGTAATGGTAATATGGTATAGGAAGGTATGGAAGTTGCTGTTAGTTTTGACTACGTGatctatgattaataattttcatgacCACGaagatgaataattaaaaaggtaGGTGTTGACCTTCATGAAAATCATTGGTATACTCTTGAGTTGGACGTGTTTTTGAAagtaatgacattttttatttatttttttaacaaatattggcGATGCAtggaagttattaattttaaattgattatcacAGGCtatcgttttaatattagatgagaaaaaataatctcaccttattttttatcaattgataTAGAGCAGCGACGCAACGATAACGGTTTGGAGAACTAAagttttttgcttttttagcattttgtcctggataaataattgtaatggaTAAATACCATTTTAGATCACCATAATTTGCATGTTTGATTTTTCATTCCGAATCCCACATGGCACATACCGTAAAAATTGTAAGGCATGATGCATTTCAGTATCGATGGACCTTGATTAGTATACTGTACGCAACAGCAGATACGGAGCATGAACAGATGTATGCGTAACTTATAAACTCGAATTgtcactatttaaattattgcaatGACCAAATTacctaatgatttttaaacttcAGTATCAACTTAAGTCTAACACACTGTATAGTAGAATTAGACAtaagtaatttgttttaaattacttatattttagtacaatactataaaatgtatagcatacattttattataatttataatattatactcatcgTGTTGGGTGTACCGGTACAATATAACAGTGACTcagtgacaataataatataatatattgcactgttttatgtttatttgaaaatcagaAGTCAGCATTAACAACCACAACGTATTCTCTATTGACTATGCGTACTTACATAAAGACCCTTCTATATCGGCAGATGATTAAGAGCCgctacatacataatataaagtactAGCAATAAAACAGCCCCTCGGGGACCCCGCCCAGTAGAGGGATCTCTGCGATAGTCATATTGTCAATACGAACAATCTAAACATCCGTTTTCCAGATGTGactcaaatgttttattttatgctaaaCTCATAGCGTAGTGTAGCAAGTACAGTATACGCGCATCAGAGCAGTGAACACTATAAAATACTGTAGATTTTTTACAACGTTTTCAATAGTTACTGAAAAATGTAacgatttgtttaaaataaatttacatttatatctttttgaaataggtagtatacgtataactgtttaatttatttttgcaaatttgtaaattataagtactatttttttattacctatttaatgtttgtagttttatttatttaaatattacagaatattggataataaacctatatagatataattctacttttaaatttctaatattctaaaatattgtttattttataaacaatgataCTTACCAGTTTGTTGATGTAGATAGaagtattgattataaatactattatttaaaatcaatggtaGTAGGTGCGTATTCAAATACAAGtagattttatatcatatcatttGAAAAGCTGTgcactaattattatagttagaaaattaaagttaGGTTAGAAAGTtacttttaaagtaattttataatttaacgaatcaaattcaatatacaaattatcaaatatacctaacgcattaaaaataaaaataattagttatttttaaatatttttttgttactacAAAAATCTCAATGCTCCGTAAAACGTAGATCTAAAACTATCGAGAAGTGCCGCTgactagataataattaataattaaatttttcgataataaattgatacattattcttataggtaatattattttctgttaatACTTAATCCATTATATTTCTTGTAATACACTGTTAAAAAAtgactttatagtttatagtacctatataatataaaatgaatatcgttagtacctacctaattattaatttaatgaaataccttacatttgaatttgaacagacgggtgtttaaattaaaatttttaacttttttaaaaaaaatactaactattaacttttattctaacctataagttattattttcacctATTGACTACTAATTAACTAGTAAGAAATTAAGAAATTCTAAGAATTTATGTaacaaactaatttatttaatttttatattatcgttaCTAAACTTTAACcatagttgaaaataattatcaacttATCCATCTTTGATactacgtatttattttatattacgtatttatctcaaatattgattaaaatattacttatactcGAAGACTTGGTAACTCTAAACTCTAAAGTCTATGAGTCTATAGTTTCACTTTCACGTGAAATACGTTTTCGCTATtgcgaaataaaaataaaattctcgATATTAACACATAAGTATGaagcattaattttattaaattttattatttttgtttgaggttatatttgaaattttcgttGATTGCCCATTGAATGCAATTTACCTACTTCAATTGTAAAATGCGTTCATAATATGATCCAAGTTTTGTGTATTAACACTAGATTCTCGAATTAAAGTTAGATATATATctttgtacataaattattcaaaaataattacatgatggaatacatgtaaaatatatttaaaatacctgcATAAACaatggtattaaaataataaaccttaattataattaaaatcaataattaataaataaataaatagaataaatattattttaaatatggttaagatttttgttttacttaagtttaaagtatattattataaattataatatattggttacCAATTTAAGTGAGTTTGAACTGCCCACAATTCCTTCacatacattaaacatttgtttatgACCACAGTTAGGGCTTATAGTTGAATGTAATCGAAAGcctatgtaatatttacgtgacatacatatttatatagtatacatcagattatacctaatattattttagttataaactataataactaaaatgtatatgtatattaataaatttagagattttattttatgattaattattattaagtatacctacctaccacagggttaaaattataattttcttgtatTATAACGCCTAACTACATACTAATTttctgtaatttatattttctaaaatatccaATTTTAGTTCCAAAGTCcggtaaatgtaaaataaagttatttatatgttataaagaaaaaaaaatataaatacctatatatatacttgggaaaattcgttttaaaatttgaattacctCCAAGGTATATGTATCTACattgactatatatatatatatatatatatataaattatagtgccGTTCATAACGATTATCCGAAATATATTGACTATttcgtattaaattaatagttatgaaaAATTGCTGATTCTTGATCTGAAGTAAAGTATCTGTATTATAATCgagattgtttttatttgattaataattaattaaaacattacacaacgtattttatagatttcacttaggtatacataaaaaaaaataatcataactataaaatattaataaaatttattatattagatagttatgtagtacctacctagatttatgcatattttaatgaaaaattgaatttttttttttgaggttcCAAATAAACtcgtaacaaaaaatattaataatagataaaaataataattatcgtactatacatattattgtaccagttttattttagtaatttttaattatgtatgtttaacATTCTAATTAATGTAAgacttttataagtttttacttGAATCgcttatgtaaatgtattcaaCTAGCGCTAATAGTTTTAAGCTATATGTTTGCTAAATGGTATATTCAACATGAAACACAtcagaattgttttaattatctatacaaCTTTtgcttacaaaaattataatttcaaatttttatttcagtttttaaagtaaaaatattggtgattagtgattataataaaaactaccataacaattatatataatatatttttatataatacagaacATAGAAAAAACAGATTTACGCAGAATCATTTTCtttatgattttgaataatcTTAGAGTAAAATCACCCATTACAACAATgatagagaataatatttttgagggtaTGGCATAtcgatttgtataaatattgtctCAAACCAATTTaaacatcatttaaatttacaatatatatattttattttaaaagtagaattcaaaatcaaataacaataaaatacaaaaccgATATGTCATactctcaaaaatattatatcctcTATAGTTTTTGTAATAGGTGATTTTATTCTAAGATTactcaaaaatcataaaaaaaatcgattttaggTGAAAGacttttatttatgttgtacCTAGGTCTGCGTCGACTgagaaagaaaataaatatttgttaaaatcaataataatatgtttattgtttaatgaatGATATATTACaccttataaattacaaatagttttatatcatCAGTAACTAGgtcatgttatttaaatatctatataattcatataaaacattatcattaatgattattatgtgAATCGAATTTTCACTTATTAAtagaattatgtatatatttttaattagatacttGAAAGTTTTTCTgtcattctaataattttcaatgtttttacaGATGTCAAAACTATGACTCACATCTTGAGGCATCATCAGCAAAGAGACAATACTGGGTTGAGTACTTTAAGCCCTTTAGAGCAATTAACTTGGCCTCATTCAGATGTGAAGTTACCATGCGGAATTGTACCCGCTTTAAATGTTACGTCCAATTGGTTACAAATGAAACTTAAGTGAGTATATTCTTGCAGTACACTACACAAGctcataattaaattcaaacacaAACATTTACATAAGCACTTAGAGtttaaagaaatgtatttaattttaattaggaGCTCCCTAATtcctaaatatacatttattaggcATGgacacaaaatattgttctagttataggatataatagcattataaattatgttataatatgcatcAATAGgcaatataagttatttattagagTAAATCACTAACATTGTCTgcattggaaaatattttattcaaactgTAGGTTAGAGAGGTTCTcacaataaatagttaaagaaAATCTaagttagtatattatgtactattttaGAATGTCTTCGGATTTAGAAATAACATCTTAATTAAGTACTGTGAATCAAAATTAGGAACCTCTGCTAATaccaaataatgtataaaataaaatgaatttaaataatattaattatattataagctacaaattacaatgatattatgaataatttatggtaTCTAAATTATGTTCAATTACTCTAagctaagtatatttattggcATTTGTCACAATATATCGTTGtatagcattataataatattaattaaatcgatagttgattttaattaatattacttaatacctATCACGTTGGCTAtcataagatttaaaatgtgatattataatactttgacCTACCATCAAGTTTATTTTcccatatttaataaatttatttttagaaaaaatgttcatcaattttttttttcaaaatgtatctatgatattttaaaattatattttaaaaaagtttttacggttttaagttaattagaaCTAAGATTTCGAAATATATCGCATGACATAGGATGTCactatcttaaaaaataattaatttatactattaacatGAGATCCCAAATAAAATCTCATACCCAAAAAGTAGGAGCTTTGTATTGTCGGGTgagtaatacaattaattgttaagACTTTAAGAGTGACTTATTACGAGGTTTTATTGCTCAGTGGGCGATATGAGACCTTAGATTAAATctcaactaattatttattttaaaataaaaaatcttaaataaccATTTGATTGAAATCTATGGTTATTAAAGTATgacataataagaaaataaacatcatttcaatttcaattaaaataatgctttatgggtattaagtatgtataaaataaattatgcatacaacccataattttttttagtgattttcattatttaattagtaattagtatattattgaacaaaattccaaataccattaaaaaaaaaataacgaaaattcTAGATGCATGCTATCAAGCTGAATTAAAAGGACTACACACAGTACTACACTGTAAATgtcaaattaaagttaaacgatttataactaaatcttttaaaaaatactattcattTTGAATGATGTTATTGTAGACATTTGTTGAGTTTTCGAATAAGAGTTCATGGAGAATATAACACTGTGAAAAATCTTTGGTGGTCAACGTGCTattcactattttatattgtaaatatatttcaactacagattatcaaattattaattctacaatttatttattttattttaaaaagtaatatatagtaaCACATTACTGTTACTATAATGATGTTATTGTTAtggttgttaaataaaaataagatggtaaacacttaaaaaaaatacaattaaataataagttgcagatatacctaaataaataactattatataacctaaaacatgtatgtaataaataaaattaatttgtttaaattacaatagatGGCTGCACAATGGGAAGAACGTTGATCTTGGACATCGTTATAACCTAAACCATAACACAGgagttttagttattaataatgtaaggCTAGATGATAATGGGATATGGCAATGCGTAAACGAAAAACAATTAGCTAGAGCAATAAATTTAGTagttttaggtattttatttttatataataataaaaattataattaaagtgttgaaattaatgatttatgttttcGTTCTAGAAATTCCAAAAGAACCTTACTTATTAATCGACGGCCACCGTTTAGACCCAGGAAATTTATTTGTACcagtaaaagaaaatatggATTTAAGTATAGAGTGTGTGGTTGAAGGTGGAAATCCAATGCCATCTCTACATTGGTTACTGTTTCCAAGTAATTCAAATATAGAAAATGAAGCCATGTCTTCAGGATTACTGCAATCCAACGAATCGTATCAAGAGAAAGATATTAGTCGTAGTTCAGCAAAGATTCAAAGAGTACTTAGAGCTCATCACAATGCTACTGTGGCGTGTATAGTTACACATGTTACTCTTGTAAACCCATTGAACACTACTATTCTTCTTGATGTTCAATGtaagttgattttttaaaatcgatgcatacgaataaatattaacaactcGCATGAATGCAATGTCGTAATTATAAGGTTTACATTAATATGAGTAACTCTGAGACAATATTTAGGGGATGTACGCAATTTTGAACTATTATTTGATACTAAAgctaagttaataaaaacttttattgcaattatttttcataagaatattattaataattacttatactaatatattcaaatatagtttaaattacattatataaaaataaaaccatcagaataatattactagcaaagtaaaacattaaatcgaggtaaataatattatgttcaaataatCCTCATCTCTCtaactaattactaattacgtCACTGCGGGCAGTGTTTTaaccttttaaaatgttttattagacTTGCTGGCttaagtgttatatttttaattttgcatgtgactacaaaaattaataggttATTTCTGACAATAATCTCTCGTAATTTTGtaatcaacaatttttttaattgaatttttgtatttctagATACTCCCTCTTTTGGAATTAGTAGAATTCCTGGATTTGGAATACCTATTAAAGAAAGTATTTCAGTGTCTCTTAAATGTGATGTTGATTCAAATCCACCATCAACTCCCGTCTGGCAAAAAGGtacgttaattaaaatttaaaaataaaatttatgatatgtttaattatatttgttgtatatttgtattagatGATAGTGCGCCACCTGTTCTCCAAACCGATGAcggttttttaaactttacgtCAATACGAAGAAATCATAGTGGCTGGTATAAATGCACAAGCAGACATTTGTTATCTGAATATTCTTcaattggttattttttaaatgttagatgtgagtaatgtattattatttattagtataatttcaacttaaaatttaattaatttaatttttatattttagacgaTTTAAATGACCTTGATACAGTGCGCAAAGAATTAATTGAAGAAGACAATTCTGGTTCCTCCGAATCGGTTGAGGTCACTGTTGGTGGCGAAGTTCAATTAGAATGTCCATCAGGACCTAGTGCAGCAATACCATGTTGGGCTAAAACTGGCAATGATAATGATCTACAGCCAATAGGGCCAAGTAGTAATCTTCATATAGATCAGGTTTTATATCAAGAAGCCGgtgaatataaatgtattgtggGAAGTAAGAATGAAAATTTAGAAAAGCTCAGGGTGTATACACTTCATTTGAATGTTGTCGGtcagtacttatttttatttatgtattataatttagaataactaatcagttataaatagaaatacattaattaagaaatattaatccTGAAGTAAACAtgaataaaattcttaatttcCAGGTGGTCCAGTAATATATACTGAAAACAGGACTATTGTTGCACACGAAGGAGATGACACCCGATTGTCAGCAGAGTTTTGTTCTAATCCAATGGTAAACAAAGTTTTTTGGATAGCAAGTGATAGAGTTATTAGACCAGGAACCGCCGTAGGACAAATTACAGCTCATAACATAACTGTAAGTATAAAAGAAAAGTTTACGagtaggtaataactaataagtatattatagatacattatttttgaatgaatattgaacatttttattaaatacttgatttgttttacataaattaaaaaccatataGGTGTTACAATACTCTTTTCAAGTTAAGATTGAACCGTTTTCGCGCACATAGACTGTGGCGAGGATCGCCACCGACCACCCAAAAACGCTATGCGTTTCatcattttactattttagttattgaCCATCAGTGTCGGTGCTATCGCTGCAGTGTATacgaaaattcataaatcgaAATGAGGGTCGTGCAGTGGAAGCACCGTACTGATAAGTTGATAAGTTTTAGTCGACTGAGTAGTTTAAACTTATACTTGAATAGAGTATATACAATGTATGaactataaagataatattttgattaattgaaaatgttgatattttaatgcGTTTACTATATTCGAGTCAGTAGTCTAGACTAAGGGAAGCCaagatttttctattttataccaGTTAATTAATGAGATATGTTCAAATGCgccataaaaattaacacttttacataacttaaaattaagtaatatgtaTCTGTTTCTTagcaaaaattcaaattactaATGTTTTCTTACattcagttttattaaataaattataataaaattaagtttaaaattattttatttaaattatacttaaataaaataatgatttgggTACCTACTGaagtactaaaattatatttttaaaataactaagttCTAGGTGTtaaggtaatattattcaaacataGATACAGTGTttgattatgattttaatgatatcaaatatcaatattgtattaatttatatatacaggaCAACCTCGGCAATCCTTTTTTTGAATAAGAGAACTGACGGATTAATGAATGTGCCAtttgataagaaaaaattaaaaattgaaacattacttatccaataaattaattgaaatacgtaaacataaatattattataattatttttatttttaaacaataattaaaacaatttacaattaggtattttgaatttatattgaaatacaaaaaatgttgaaattttttaatggtcctcaatttttgtattatacatatttttttcctttcttAATTGTTCAATAGATATTCAggttttttcgtatttttttttttttaccaataataaaaaaaaagaaataccgAGATTGTTCTACCTACCTTGTGTTCATTGGcgattaatcatattttacccatggatattattatatgttttagtcATCAACATCTTCTTATTGCCAAGTAGCTACTCTCACAATACAATCGGTAACACCCATACATAGTGGAGAGTATAATTTGATCGTCGGTTCCGGTAAAACGTTAGTAGAAGCTACAGTCATATTGAGTGTGACAAAGAGTACACGAAACAGAGAGCCCGTCCAAACATCTAGTTCACATTCAGTTTgctcaaaaatgtttgataattacttaattatgtGTTTAGTTACGTCAATTTTTAcgcatttaaaacattaattattatttacttttatgttatacattatataaaaaaaagaaaaagaacagATTGTATAGAAGTtcttattgttgtataattgtTGATTAATAATGCATGTCGCACGGATATGTGgtttaggtaaaatatttatataaatataattatactatttaataaaaatattttgaaaacaaaaatatgtttgacaCCAAGATATATAAAGATCCGTCTAATATAGAAAACTGTAGTAAcgcaaattcaataataaattattttatattcctaAAATAAAAGTGATTAGATAAATGTTTGAGATCTATATGTACATTGTCTGCATAATATGCCATTTAATCTAACCTTTATAAAAACGTGTTTTgtgatagtaaaatatacaatatataatatcatcttatttttacttccttgatattatatcgatgtatgtatttaaaatatttatttcctaATCTTAATATACATACCAAAATATTGGTATCATTCATCAGAGACTAGAGTTGTGTACTACAGTACGTACGTCACTAATCGCTATATATACTAGTAGAGTATACCCAAGCCCGGAATAAGGTAAGAACAAGTTAGGTCTTGGGTcggatatttttctataaaatattttttgtgcacattaaaaactaaattaaaaatgttcaaaggtatcacaaaaaattactaaatgatAGGGATTATAAATGAGTAAAAACGGGAGTGGTATACCGCATACAATAAAACGCAATATAGTACAACTAATACAATAAGgtacttataggtatataattcttgagtgatagtaataattaatatctctAACATATTCAGACATTcagttactatttattaattgataaccTTCACATAaggtaacaatattttaaaataatttataattgtatataaatctataggtattaataaaactataagagACAATTTTTGTGAGTGTGTGTAAGCGATTCATCTGCAACTATAAATCTATCATATATTCATGATTCTGAAATTTTGTGCGTATTCGCAGTGGTACTCTCGTagtcaaattgtattaatccATCAGCTAAAGTAGCAATGCGTAAACTTTCTTCTGCAaactttatttctttaaagcAAATAATTGAACTCATTATGAcagaaaacattaaatttccattattcttttttatttggaTTGCCCATTCATCGTCACTTAAACAACTTTTAGTCTGTTCTGCTGCAGTCGaaacttttacataatattcactTACGGTCTAcggaaaaacaaattttctacATAGTGATTTATAATGGCTCAAAACaaacgaatatattttatttgtttataatataagattgttattgtttttga
Proteins encoded in this region:
- the LOC114123246 gene encoding CD166 antigen, whose translation is MKSIPSKALLSYASGSKTKDFITCTIILLLLIGDVKTMTHILRHHQQRDNTGLSTLSPLEQLTWPHSDVKLPCGIVPALNVTSNWLQMKLKWLHNGKNVDLGHRYNLNHNTGVLVINNVRLDDNGIWQCVNEKQLARAINLVVLEIPKEPYLLIDGHRLDPGNLFVPVKENMDLSIECVVEGGNPMPSLHWLLFPSNSNIENEAMSSGLLQSNESYQEKDISRSSAKIQRVLRAHHNATVACIVTHVTLVNPLNTTILLDVQYTPSFGISRIPGFGIPIKESISVSLKCDVDSNPPSTPVWQKDDSAPPVLQTDDGFLNFTSIRRNHSGWYKCTSRHLLSEYSSIGYFLNVRYDLNDLDTVRKELIEEDNSGSSESVEVTVGGEVQLECPSGPSAAIPCWAKTGNDNDLQPIGPSSNLHIDQVLYQEAGEYKCIVGSKNENLEKLRVYTLHLNVVGGPVIYTENRTIVAHEGDDTRLSAEFCSNPMVNKVFWIASDRVIRPGTAVGQITAHNITSSTSSYCQVATLTIQSVTPIHSGEYNLIVGSGKTLVEATVILSVTKSTRNREPVQTSSSHSVCSKMFDNYLIMCLVTSIFTHLKH